From a single Parambassis ranga chromosome 2, fParRan2.1, whole genome shotgun sequence genomic region:
- the LOC114453509 gene encoding heterogeneous nuclear ribonucleoprotein R isoform X2: MAAAEVNGSSAPVKEEEEPMDVSATHTENYQTLIDAGLPVKVAESLDNIFQTGLVAYVDLDERAIDALREFNEEGALSVLQQFKESDLSHVQNKSAFLCGVMKTYRQREKQGSKVQESTKGPDEAKIKALLERTGYTLDVTTGQRKYGGPPPEDVFKGTQPGIGTEVFVGKIPRDLYEDELVPLFESAGPIWDLRLMMDPLSGQNRGYAFITYCNKDDAQKAVKLCDNHEIRPGKYLGVCISVANNRLFVGSIPKNKTRESILEDFGKVTEGLQEVILYHQPDDKKKNRGFCFLEYEDHKSAAQARRRLMSGKVKVWGNPVTVEWADPVAEPDPEVMAKVKVLFVRKLATAVTEEVLEKTFSQFGKLERVKKLKDYAFVHFEERDAAVKAMDEMNGKELEGEEIEIVLAKPPDKKRKERQAARQTTRNAGYDDYYYYPPPRMPPPGRGRGRGGRGGYAYPPDYYGYEDYYDDYYGYDYHDYRGGYEDPYYGYEDVYSMRGRGTRPSRGGPPPPRSRGAPPARGRGGYAQRGPPLGGPRGGRGGRGAPFPPQRGRGPRGARGNRGGNVGGKRKADVFNQPDSKRRQTNNQQNWGSQPIAQQPLQQGADYSGGEALRAAPLE; this comes from the exons ATGGCTGCCGCAGAGGTGAACGGTAGTTCTGCCCCagtaaaggaggaagaggagcccaTGGATGTGTCGGCAACACATACAGAGAACTACCAGACACTCATTGATGCTGGGCTGCCTGTGAAAGTGGCTGAAAGTCTAGATAACATCTTCCAGACAG GTTTGGTGGCATATGTTGACTTGGATGAGAGGGCTATCGATGCACTACGGGAATTCAATGAGGAGGGAGCGCTTAGTGTGCTGCAGCAATTCAAAGAGAGTGACTTGTCCCACGTACAG aaTAAAAGTGCTTTCCTTTGTGGAGTCATGAAGActtacagacagagagaaaaacaaggaagtaAAGTACAAGAGTCCACCAAGGGCCCAGATGAAGCAAAAATAAAG gcTCTGTTGGAGCGGACAGGATACACTCTGGACGTCACTACGGGGCAGAGGAAATATGGAGGACCTCCACCTGAAGACGTGTTCAAAGGCACACAACCAGGGATTGGAACTGAG GTGTTTGTGGGAAAAATCCCTAGGGATTTGTATGAGGATGAACTGGTGCCGCTCTTTGAGTCTGCTGGTCCCATTTGGGACCTAAGGTTAATGATGGACCCACTATCTGGTCAGAACAGAGGCTATGCCTTCATCACATACTGCAACAAAGATGATGCACAAAAGGCCGTGAAGCTT tgtgATAACCATGAAATCCGCCCCGGCAAGTACTTGGGAGTGTGTATATCTGTTGCAAACAATCGTCTTTTTGTCGGATCAATTCcaaaaaacaagacaagagAAAGTATATTGGAAGACTTCGGCAAAGTCACAG AGGGCCTCCAAGAGGTGATATTGTACCATCAGCCAGATGACAAGAAGAAGAACCGTGGCTTCTGTTTCCTGGAGTATGAAGACCATAAGTCTGCAGCACAGGCGCGCCGCCGCCTAATGAGTGGCAAGGTCAAAGTATGGGGGAACCCAGTCACTGTGGAGTGGGCTGACCCTGTTGCTGAACCAGACCCAGAGGTCATGGCCAAG GTGAAGGTGCTCTTTGTTAGGAAACTGGCCACAGCAGTGACAGAAGAGGTTCTGGAAAAGACCTTTTCTCAGTTTGGAAAGCTGGAACGAGTGAAAAAATTAAAAGACTATGCTTTTGTTCACTTTGAAGAAAGGGATGCTGCTGTAAAG GCTATGGATGAGATGAATGGGAAGGAGCTTGAAGGGGAGGAAATTGAGATCGTCCTGGCAAAGCCTCCAgacaagaagagaaaagaacGCCAAGCAGCTCGGCAGACCACCAGAAATGCTGG GTATGATGACTACTATTACTACCCACCTCCACGCATGCCGCCACCAGGCCGAGGCAGGGGTCGTGGTGGCCGGGGAGGCTATGCCTATCCACCAGATTACTATGGGTATGAGGACTACTATGATGACTACTATGGCTACGACTATCATGACTACCGTGGTGGCTATGAAGATCCCTACTATGGCTATGAAGATGTATACAGCATGAGGGGCCGTGGCACACGTCCGAGCAGGGGAGGGCCTCCTCCACCTAGGTCTCGTGGAGCTCCACCGGCACGAGGCCGAGGTGGCTATGCCCAAAGAGGGCCGCCCCTTGGTGGTCCGAGGGGTGGCCGAGGAGGCCGCGGAGCCCCTTTCCCACCTCAGAGGGGCCGTGGTCCTCGCGGGGCCAGGGGCAACCGTGGAGGGAACGTCGGTGGAAAGAGGAAGGCAGACGTGTTTAACCAGCCTGACTCCAAGCGCCGCCAGACCAACAACCAGCAGAACTGGGGGTCCCAGCCCATCGCCCAGCAGCCCCTGCAGCAAGGGGCCGACTATTCCG GTGGAGAAGCATTGAGAGCGGCACCACTAGAATGA
- the LOC114453509 gene encoding heterogeneous nuclear ribonucleoprotein R isoform X1 has translation MAAAEVNGSSAPVKEEEEPMDVSATHTENYQTLIDAGLPVKVAESLDNIFQTGLVAYVDLDERAIDALREFNEEGALSVLQQFKESDLSHVQNKSAFLCGVMKTYRQREKQGSKVQESTKGPDEAKIKALLERTGYTLDVTTGQRKYGGPPPEDVFKGTQPGIGTEVFVGKIPRDLYEDELVPLFESAGPIWDLRLMMDPLSGQNRGYAFITYCNKDDAQKAVKLCDNHEIRPGKYLGVCISVANNRLFVGSIPKNKTRESILEDFGKVTEGLQEVILYHQPDDKKKNRGFCFLEYEDHKSAAQARRRLMSGKVKVWGNPVTVEWADPVAEPDPEVMAKVKVLFVRKLATAVTEEVLEKTFSQFGKLERVKKLKDYAFVHFEERDAAVKAMDEMNGKELEGEEIEIVLAKPPDKKRKERQAARQTTRNAGYDDYYYYPPPRMPPPGRGRGRGGRGGYAYPPDYYGYEDYYDDYYGYDYHDYRGGYEDPYYGYEDVYSMRGRGTRPSRGGPPPPRSRGAPPARGRGGYAQRGPPLGGPRGGRGGRGAPFPPQRGRGPRGARGNRGGNVGGKRKADVFNQPDSKRRQTNNQQNWGSQPIAQQPLQQGADYSGNYGYSNDTMEFSQDSYGQQWK, from the exons ATGGCTGCCGCAGAGGTGAACGGTAGTTCTGCCCCagtaaaggaggaagaggagcccaTGGATGTGTCGGCAACACATACAGAGAACTACCAGACACTCATTGATGCTGGGCTGCCTGTGAAAGTGGCTGAAAGTCTAGATAACATCTTCCAGACAG GTTTGGTGGCATATGTTGACTTGGATGAGAGGGCTATCGATGCACTACGGGAATTCAATGAGGAGGGAGCGCTTAGTGTGCTGCAGCAATTCAAAGAGAGTGACTTGTCCCACGTACAG aaTAAAAGTGCTTTCCTTTGTGGAGTCATGAAGActtacagacagagagaaaaacaaggaagtaAAGTACAAGAGTCCACCAAGGGCCCAGATGAAGCAAAAATAAAG gcTCTGTTGGAGCGGACAGGATACACTCTGGACGTCACTACGGGGCAGAGGAAATATGGAGGACCTCCACCTGAAGACGTGTTCAAAGGCACACAACCAGGGATTGGAACTGAG GTGTTTGTGGGAAAAATCCCTAGGGATTTGTATGAGGATGAACTGGTGCCGCTCTTTGAGTCTGCTGGTCCCATTTGGGACCTAAGGTTAATGATGGACCCACTATCTGGTCAGAACAGAGGCTATGCCTTCATCACATACTGCAACAAAGATGATGCACAAAAGGCCGTGAAGCTT tgtgATAACCATGAAATCCGCCCCGGCAAGTACTTGGGAGTGTGTATATCTGTTGCAAACAATCGTCTTTTTGTCGGATCAATTCcaaaaaacaagacaagagAAAGTATATTGGAAGACTTCGGCAAAGTCACAG AGGGCCTCCAAGAGGTGATATTGTACCATCAGCCAGATGACAAGAAGAAGAACCGTGGCTTCTGTTTCCTGGAGTATGAAGACCATAAGTCTGCAGCACAGGCGCGCCGCCGCCTAATGAGTGGCAAGGTCAAAGTATGGGGGAACCCAGTCACTGTGGAGTGGGCTGACCCTGTTGCTGAACCAGACCCAGAGGTCATGGCCAAG GTGAAGGTGCTCTTTGTTAGGAAACTGGCCACAGCAGTGACAGAAGAGGTTCTGGAAAAGACCTTTTCTCAGTTTGGAAAGCTGGAACGAGTGAAAAAATTAAAAGACTATGCTTTTGTTCACTTTGAAGAAAGGGATGCTGCTGTAAAG GCTATGGATGAGATGAATGGGAAGGAGCTTGAAGGGGAGGAAATTGAGATCGTCCTGGCAAAGCCTCCAgacaagaagagaaaagaacGCCAAGCAGCTCGGCAGACCACCAGAAATGCTGG GTATGATGACTACTATTACTACCCACCTCCACGCATGCCGCCACCAGGCCGAGGCAGGGGTCGTGGTGGCCGGGGAGGCTATGCCTATCCACCAGATTACTATGGGTATGAGGACTACTATGATGACTACTATGGCTACGACTATCATGACTACCGTGGTGGCTATGAAGATCCCTACTATGGCTATGAAGATGTATACAGCATGAGGGGCCGTGGCACACGTCCGAGCAGGGGAGGGCCTCCTCCACCTAGGTCTCGTGGAGCTCCACCGGCACGAGGCCGAGGTGGCTATGCCCAAAGAGGGCCGCCCCTTGGTGGTCCGAGGGGTGGCCGAGGAGGCCGCGGAGCCCCTTTCCCACCTCAGAGGGGCCGTGGTCCTCGCGGGGCCAGGGGCAACCGTGGAGGGAACGTCGGTGGAAAGAGGAAGGCAGACGTGTTTAACCAGCCTGACTCCAAGCGCCGCCAGACCAACAACCAGCAGAACTGGGGGTCCCAGCCCATCGCCCAGCAGCCCCTGCAGCAAGGGGCCGACTATTCCGGTAACTATGGTTACAGTAATGACACCATGGAGTTTTCACAGGATTCTTATGGGCAGCAGTGGAAGTAG
- the atp5if1a gene encoding ATPase inhibitor A, mitochondrial, which yields MARLLLRTNLRRCIASQIRMASDQLGELGKGAGKGGGGGGSVREAGGAFGKREVAEEERYFRQKEKEQMEALRKHHTEEIEHHKKEIERLQKEIDRHKGKIRKLKHDD from the exons ATGGCGAGACTTCTTCTGAGAACAAACCTGAGGAGATGCATCGCCTCTCAGATTAGAATGGCATCTGATCAG CTGGGTGAGTTGGGCAAGGGTGCAggcaaaggtggaggtggaggcggCTCAGTGAGAGAGGCTGGAGGTGCGTTTGGAAAGAGAGAAGTTGCAGAGGAGGAGCGGTACTTCAG gcagaaggagaaggagcagatGGAAGCGCTGAGGAAGCATCATACGGAGGAGATCGAACACCACAAAAAGGAGATTGAGCGCCTACAGAAGGAGATCGACCGTCACAAGGGCAAAATCAGAAAGCTGAAACATGATGATTGA